In Chloroflexota bacterium, one genomic interval encodes:
- the aroH gene encoding chorismate mutase, producing MPVRGIRGAITVDEDHPEAILAATQELLEKIGVSNPALRVSDLASVWFTLTADLRSVFPAKAARQLGWTDVPLMCAQEILVPGSLPRCVRVLIHWNTGLPQNEIRHIYLREAAQLRPDISG from the coding sequence ATGCCTGTACGAGGAATACGCGGCGCGATAACTGTGGATGAGGATCATCCCGAAGCGATTCTTGCCGCAACACAAGAACTGCTTGAAAAGATCGGAGTATCAAACCCGGCCCTGCGCGTGAGCGACCTCGCCAGTGTTTGGTTCACCCTCACAGCCGATCTCCGTTCCGTTTTTCCCGCCAAAGCCGCGCGCCAGCTTGGTTGGACAGATGTCCCCCTGATGTGCGCTCAAGAGATCCTTGTCCCTGGGAGTCTGCCGCGCTGCGTGCGTGTGCTGATCCATTGGAATACCGGCCTGCCGCAGAACGAGATTCGCCATATCTACCTGCGTGAGGCCGCCCAACTCCGCCCGGATATTTCTGGGTAG